CAGAATGCCAGGCTCCGTGTGATTTAAATTCATCGTTTGTTGGAAAGTATAAATTCTGTAATGGGTATGCATATACTTAGGCTCACTATGTAAAAGGCGACAGTGGGCAATGAGTTGGATTTTCAGGTCTAGTGTTACGAGATGGTGACAGAGACTTGTACTCTAAAACAGTTCCATTTCCTTGTACCGGCAGGGAAATAGTTCTATAGTATAAACATTAGATGCCTTACTTAttgcaaaactaattgcagaatgccgagactaaactgcgagacgaatctaatgtgaGTAATTAATATaatgcgagacaaatctaatgtgGGACCAAACAGGCCCGGCCCTAAATGATATTCTCAAGTAATGTTAGCTTATTGCTAGAGTACATGAATTTCAGTATTTGTTTCCAACTGTTTGATGTGCCATGAGTCATCCACTTTATCCAGTATAAAGTGATTGCTTGGAGGGTTCAAGATTCCTACGGTGACTCAGACAGGTACCATGAATTTTACGAAACCCCCCGCCTCACCATGGAAGCAACAACCATAAACGGCATGAAACATTACAGACCCCTCCTAAAAGATTCATAACTTAAATATAAGATATATTACAGTAACATCTAAGATGATACTATGGAGTTACAGATACTATCCATGTCATGTGCAACCAATCTCCTCTGAACACCTAAACTTTTTTATTATGATTGTTTGTTGgagtttttttatatataagaAGACACGAAAAGGTGAAATTGACATGCTCCCGttctagtttgattaggattgtttgttggaggttttttttttttgtacatGCTTAAGTTCTCATCTGTTTGATGAACGGCCACGCCAAGCGACTCTTGCCTACATGCACTTTATTTCCATTCTAAAAACGTGCGTTCACACATGTTTAATATGGATGCGTCCAACAGCGAAGCAATGTTATTTTAGGACGGCGGCCGCCAAACCGTAATCCAACAGGATTGTCATTGACTGGCAACGCTTAATTAAGAAAAGATCCTTGTGTCCCATGCCATCCAAGCAGCCTCTCCTCTGAATCTTCAGATGATCTCCTGGCTTTGCCATTTACACAATCGATCTGCTCCTTGTTTATACGTAGTACTGATGATGCTAAGAGGGAGATCATTATTGGCAGCAAAGAGCTGGACACAATGGGATCTGCTGCCTTTCTAGGCCTGCGTCTCGTCGCCGTCTCGCTGCCTGCGTGAAGAGGCCAACGTCCCAATCCCTATCCCATTTCCAATCCAGTTTGATATGAAACCGCGCTGCCGTCGTGGGAGCTGCAAGATCGCGTGCGCCCTGCTGCAGCCGTgctccacggccgccgccggtgccagaATCCGACCTCATCATCAACCGGCGGCTAGGAGACAATGCAGGCCAGCGTCGCGGTCGCCGAGGCGCTCGAGGCCGGAAGCCTCACGCCCCTGCCCGTCGCTGGCGGCGCCGACTTCGCGGCCGctgccctcgccgtggccatcgccgcggtcgccgccgcggcgtcggtcGTGCTCATCTCCTTCGAAGCGCGCGCGGGGCAGGGCCGCCTGCGCCGCGTCCTCGACCTCGGACCGTCGCCCCGGGGCCCCCGCCTGCTGCTCGCCTTCTTCGCGGGGctcatggccgccgccgaggcgctCCGCCTCCCCTTCTTCCGGGGGGCCGtgctcccgccgcgccgccacgttATGCCGTGCCTCGCGTACCCGCTCGTCGCGCACGGGATCGCCGAGCCGGGGATGCTCGCCTgcgtgctcctgctgctgcgcgcGTCCGTCGGCGGGGCGCGGCTGCCGGCGGCCGCCATCGCCGTGCCGTTCGCCTGCCTGCCTTTCCTCTCCGCGCACGTGCTCGTCCTCGCCACGCCGGCCACCGTCGTCGCGTACCCGGGCCAGCTCGCGCACGCCGCGGACGGCGCCGGGCACTGCGCGTACCCGGCGTACGCCGCCACGCTGCTCCTGGCGCTCGTCGCGCTTTACATGCCGCTGCTCGCCACCGCGTGCTGGGAcgtggccgccgtcgccatcaACCGGCGGCTGCGCGCGAGGGCGTACGCGCTCATCACATTCGCCGTCCTGCCGCTGCCCGTGCAGGTGCTGGCGCTCGGGCTGACGTCCGTGTGGGACATCCACCAGTACACTTCCCCGACGGTCGGCCTCATCGGGTTcctcgcggtggcggtagcCGCCGAGACCACCATTGTCGTCCTCGTGATGCTGCCGCTTCACGATGCGCTTGTCCTTGTCGAGCAGCCACCGGTGGTGACGGCCGGCAACGAGGAAGCACGTGACGTCACCAGATGACAAAGGCAGTTGCCGCGACCTATCTTCGGCTAGCTCCATACTTGTCAGGAATATCTAGCAGGGATTTGTAGAGAAGTTGTAATAGGGTTATTTTGTGACGTACTATTATGTATGTAAATAGCACACATCAATTGTACATTTTGGTAGTCTGCAATAAGAGATAATTGACAAGTAGTACCCCCGCCGTTTCAAATTGTATGTCATTCTAACTTTTCTGAAGAGTCaaactattttttttatgtttgaccaaaattatagatatACTGGAAAAGTATATTTAATGAAAAATCAAATGACACttatttggtatcataaatgttaataattttttgtataaacgtagtcaaaattaaaatatttgacTCTCCATTAAAGTtgaaataacttataatttgaaacggagagaGTATTTGTTATATACCTGGTGCCTGCCGCTTGTGTGTGCTCAGCAAACCCAAGGCCGAAATGAATCATGAGACTACTTATTCATCCATTGATATATTTTCATGAGTTTGAGTTTATCGTCTATCATAAAAAAAGGTAACACACCAATTTTCTAAccaattttttaaaattcaatAGTTTCAGTTTATGTTCTATCAAAAAAAgtgaaataaaattaaaatatagTCTACTTGGAGCTACCAAACATTCTGTTCTTATATCCAAACATTACATATCCGATAGATTTTTGTTAGAATATTCATCGCACCAAATTTTTAGGAACATTTATTTCTCTAGGTAGAACATTTTATATTATAACTGGGAATATTTTTTCTTAGCTAGAAATTTGCAATCCGACATATTTTATTTTTCCCAAGAAATTTGTATTTCTTATCAATCAAAGTGGCGACAAAAATTGTTCATGAACATTTTTTTAGTTCAGTTGTAACATTTTATTTTatggaacatatcaggtgcaaaccaacctctgcaccccttggatgttgatccggtgacCCAGATTAGAATTTGCACGAAGAAATtggtttgcaccagatatgttccctttATTTTATTACTCACACATTTATAGTTAGATTGGGGCCCTGCAAATCCTATTGAGATTTGTTAGAAAATCAGTCGCCCTGACTTTGATGGGCATTCATTTCTCTACCTGGAACACTCTATTTGATTACCAGCACATCTTTTTCTGGTTCGATACTGCAAACAAATGTGATGAGTTTTTACTAAGAACTGTGTCAACATATAAATAGCATTTGAAAAGAAATGTCATGTAGCCTGGTGGTTACAAGAGCCTTAGTAGCACCTGAGGTACTGGGTTCGACTCCTCGTGAAAGCGAATTTTCCCGGATTTAATGATGTTGTGCCTTCAGTGGTAGATGATGTTTCCATTGACAGCGAGACGCatatggtgacttcgtcaatctcgagaatttgccggctcagtcttcgaagatgctcatagagggtagggtttgcgtatgTGTGTTCATTGGGGTTGAATATACATGCGTTGTGAGTGTCCGAGTTGTACCGTGTAATTGCAAAGAAAACATATAAATAACATTTCCAATGAATAATTAAAGAGTGTCCATAAAAGTTCGTGTTTGTATTTTAGAATTAAGCTGAGTGCCCCCAACAGGTTTTAAGATCGAAGAATCTCTTAAAAGGCAGATAAAATCTGTAaacattttctctatttgtCACACGAAATGCGAATATCCCCAATTAGAATGCATGTGATGACGTGGCGTTCCTATACGGCAGTCATTTCTTTCTCCGGCCAAATATCAAGGATCCCCTCCCACTcggccctccccttccctcaaGATGGACCCCTACTGGTTGCATTGACTTCTTGATCACCCATGGTGTAGGCCCTTTATAATTCATGGTTTTTATTCCTTATATGCCACTCCAATATTAGAAAGTATAATTGCTATCCGGCAACTGCTAAAACCGAAACTTCATGATTATAATTCCTTATATTCCACTCCCATGCATAATATATAGTAAACTATAATTGCTGACCGGCAACTGCTAAAATTGATATTCGACAAATGTTGCCGGGTCAAAGTTTTAACCCAGTCATATATACAAGGAATTAACACAAAATTCGCCATCCTATTTAGTGGAACTAACATAAAATTGAACTACCTCTGGCCTAGCATATATCTTTATATTTTATAATTTAAGGATTCTATATGTGTATAGTATCTCCAAAAGTCAGCTATCTTGCCTAGCTtgctcaaaaaagaaaaaccccTGAAAACAGGATCCAACAACAGACTCTTTATCTagctctcttcttctttttttgaaagaaaactgTGGGGGAGTTCCCCACAACATATGCATTAAATTAGAAAACTGTACGATGAGTGGAAATGCTTACAAATAGGAGGTACAGGGGTCTAGCTCTCTTCTTATCTGTCCATCCGATTGCTCTCGCTAGGCAAAATTACCGAGCCATTGCTCTCACTATTCCTCTCCCGCGCATTCCCTCGGTGGTTCCGAAGTCGAGCGCTGCCTATGATTTCTATTTGCATACTATGACGTTTTCTAGAGTTGCATTGGGTCACTGATGAAATCGGCCGGGCCCAGTGGGTCCTCTTGCTGATCAGTGATGAAATATCATAAACATCACAAATGTTGCTTATCACTCAAAATTCGTCATAGATTAAATTGCTGTAGTGTACGGTTGCACATTATTAATAAACCATTCCGTTCGTTGGCACTGGTTGATGATGCTATTATGAGATCTGCAAATAAAAATATGTTACGTATATAAAAAAGGGCCTCAAAGAAAAGTTCATCTTGGAGGAAAAATACCACTTTATTCATTGTTGATCATCAGGAAACTCGAATGTATACGAAAATTAGCACACCCTAACGATGATTGATCTCAAATGAAATTGGAAACATTTTTCTAGTGCGAAATAATCGAGATAGTTGTTCTGATGAAACACAAAATGCGATGGCTACGAGGATAGATCTGGTAGTGGTGGATCCATTCAGAGGTGGAAACACCCCAAGAAGAGCTTCACGAGCGCCTCCCTGAACGACAAGGCAGTCCTGAGGTGATGGCTCTTGCACGCGTCGTCCTTGCAGTCGCAGACCACCCCCAGCCTCTCCAGGTCGTGCGCCTGCGCGGCCCGCTCCTTCACGTCGACGGGGTTGTTGAGGACGGCGACGTCGCACCGGACGGCGAGGCCGTCGTCCCTGAGGTACTCTGACCTCTCCAGCTCGTCCCGCCTGATGAACTGGCAGCAGCCCAGGGCCTTGCGGGCCTTCGTGTTGAAGGTGGTCGTGTAGGTCTTGGTGTACgcccggctcgccgccggcttgTCGTGGAGACACACCAGGGAGAACCGGAACTCGACCAGGACGTCGTCGtttccgccgccggcggcggtggcggcgtcgtgGTCGTCGAGCTTGAGGACGAGGGAGACGAAGCCGGCGTTCTCCGCGCGGTTCCCGTCGGGGAAGAACTGGATCCTCCAGGTGTGGCCCGCCGCCTCGAAGCCGCACGAGTCGATGCTCCGGCCGTTGCCGT
The Panicum virgatum strain AP13 chromosome 6N, P.virgatum_v5, whole genome shotgun sequence genome window above contains:
- the LOC120678058 gene encoding BTB/POZ and MATH domain-containing protein 1-like, whose protein sequence is MYGNGRSIDSCGFEAAGHTWRIQFFPDGNRAENAGFVSLVLKLDDHDAATAAGGGNDDVLVEFRFSLVCLHDKPAASRAYTKTYTTTFNTKARKALGCCQFIRRDELERSEYLRDDGLAVRCDVAVLNNPVDVKERAAQAHDLERLGVVCDCKDDACKSHHLRTALSFREALVKLFLGCFHL
- the LOC120678559 gene encoding uncharacterized protein LOC120678559 codes for the protein MQASVAVAEALEAGSLTPLPVAGGADFAAAALAVAIAAVAAAASVVLISFEARAGQGRLRRVLDLGPSPRGPRLLLAFFAGLMAAAEALRLPFFRGAVLPPRRHVMPCLAYPLVAHGIAEPGMLACVLLLLRASVGGARLPAAAIAVPFACLPFLSAHVLVLATPATVVAYPGQLAHAADGAGHCAYPAYAATLLLALVALYMPLLATACWDVAAVAINRRLRARAYALITFAVLPLPVQVLALGLTSVWDIHQYTSPTVGLIGFLAVAVAAETTIVVLVMLPLHDALVLVEQPPVVTAGNEEARDVTR